From Candidatus Methylomirabilis sp.:
GCCTTGATCGCCTGGCCGGAGTCATCGTCCACCACTCGCTCCGGCTGACCGCCGGGGAGACCGTCCTCATCGAGGCCTTCGACGTGCCGGAGGCGGTGCCGGGAGCCCTCATCCGGGCGGCGGTGGCGGTCGGCGCCCGGCCGCTCATCAGCGTGAAGCAGAACGCGGTCCTCCGGGAGCTCTACCGGTCCGCCCCGGCCGAGGCCATCGCGCTGGCGGGGGAGGTGGAGCGCTTCCGGATGGAGCAGGTCCAGGCCTACGTGGGTGTTCGGGGGAGCCACAACATCACCGAGCTCTCCGACGTCCCGGCCGACCGCCTCCAGGTCTACCAACAGCACTGGTGGAAGCCGGTCCACGTGGACTGGCGCGTTCCCCGCACCCGCTGGGTCGTCCTCCGCTACCCGACACCGGCCATGGCCCAGCAGGCGGAGATGAGCACGGAGGCCTTCACCGACTTCTTCTTCCGGGTCTGCACCCTGGACTACGAGCGGATGCTGGCGGCCACCGAGGCCCTCAAGGCCCGGATGGAGCGGACCGACCGGGTGCACATCACGGGGCCCGGGACCGACCTCACCTTCTCCATCCGGGGCATGCCGGCCATCCCCTGCGGGGGCCGGCGGAACCTCCCGGACGGGGAGTGCTTCACGGCGCCGGTCCGGGAGTCGGTAGAGGGGACCATCAGTTTTAACGCCCCCACGATCTATCAGGGGGTGCCGTTCACCGGGGTCCGGCTCACGTTTGCCCAGGGGCGCGTCGTGGCGGCCACGGCCGACAAGCCGGAGCGCCTGAACGCACTCCTCGATACCGATGCCGGCGCCCGCTCCCTGGGGGAGTTCTCGCTCGCCTTCAACCCGCACATCCTGCAGCCGATGCGGGATATCCTCTTCGACGAGAAGATCGCCGGCTCGCTCCACCTCGCCCTGGGGAACGCCTACGAGATCGCGGAC
This genomic window contains:
- a CDS encoding aminopeptidase, with translation MGDPRLDRLAGVIVHHSLRLTAGETVLIEAFDVPEAVPGALIRAAVAVGARPLISVKQNAVLRELYRSAPAEAIALAGEVERFRMEQVQAYVGVRGSHNITELSDVPADRLQVYQQHWWKPVHVDWRVPRTRWVVLRYPTPAMAQQAEMSTEAFTDFFFRVCTLDYERMLAATEALKARMERTDRVHITGPGTDLTFSIRGMPAIPCGGRRNLPDGECFTAPVRESVEGTISFNAPTIYQGVPFTGVRLTFAQGRVVAATADKPERLNALLDTDAGARSLGEFSLAFNPHILQPMRDILFDEKIAGSLHLALGNAYEIADNGNRSAIHWDLVLVQRPEWGGGEVAFDGEVIRKDGTFVAPDLVLLNPERLA